The following DNA comes from Deltaproteobacteria bacterium.
TCGTTGTTCTGATACTCTCATGGAACCTCAATTTTATCCTTTCCGGCTTGATTTTCTTTGGGATTCTTTCCCTGATAAGCAGTGTCCTGGATATCCCTTTCAGTCTCTACAGTACCTTCGTGATCGAGAAAAAATACGGATTCAGCACGATCACAATCAAACTGTGGATTACCGATCTTATCAAAAGTCTTCTGATATCCATGATACTGATGGGGATACTTTTAGGCGCCATGCTCGCCCTTATCCACTATGCCGAACGTTCCTGGTGGTTCTGGGTATGGGTTGTCTTCTCTGCTTTCCAACTGCTCATGGTGTGGCTCTATCCCGTTCTGATCGCCCCCCTGTTCAATAAGTTTGAACCGGTACAGAATGAGGAGTTGAAAGATGCCATCATTGCTCTGATGGAAAAAGTAGGGCTGAAAACCGAAGGGGTTTTCCAGTTAGATGCGGGCAAACGAAGTAAACACACGAACGCATATTTTACCGGTCTGGGGAAAACGAAGCGCATCGTTCTTTATGATACCCTGCTTTCATCTCATTCATCCGATGAGATCCTGTCCGTTCTGGCCCATGAAGCGGGACACTGGAAAAAGAAACACATCATGAAGCAACTGGTTTTTACGGAAGCCGCTTCCCTTGGAGTCTTCTATCTGATCTATCGCCTCATGGACTGGCCTCTTCTCTATGAAACATTCGGTTTTGCTGAGAAGTTTCCCTATGTCGGCCTCCTGCTGATTGCCGCACTTTTTGGTACGGTATCCTTTTTTCTGACACCGATAGGTGCAATGGTTATGAGAAGATTTGAACGGGAAGCGGATGACTATTGTTTTAATCTCGTCGGCACCGCAAAACCCATGACCGAAGCGTTAAAGCGCCTGGCGAAAGATAATCTCGCCAATCTGCACCCGCACCCCTTTTATGCATGGTTTTACTATTCACATCCCCCCCTTGCGGAGCGAATTGCCCGTCTTCAGCAGATGGAAGATAAAAAAGCATCTTGATTTTTTGGGCTGGTTGATTAAACTAAACCCCATAAAGATTGACTCTCCCGCCTCTTTTTCCCTTCTCCGGCGGGAGGGTGTACGGACCGGGTGCTTGAGGGAGGGGAGAAAATATTTGATGATAAAAAGTGAGGAACGGTAATGCCAATCTACGAATTTTACTGCCAAAAATGCAATACGATTTACAGCTTCTTTTCCAGAACCGTCAACACCGAAAAGACCCCTAATTGTCCGAAATGTAAAAGGGTTAAATTAAAGCGTCAGATGTCGATTTTCGCCAGGGTTTCCCGGGGAAAAGACGAGGCAGCCGATGAGGGCATGCCTCCTTTTGATGAAGCGAAAATGGAAAAAGCGATGGCAATGCTTGCCGGCGAAGCGGATAAAATCAATGAAGACGACCCCCGCCAGGCCGCCATGCTGATGAGGAAGCTCTCCGACGCGACGGGAATGAATCTGGGGCCGGGGATGGAAGAGGCCTTGAGCCGTATGGAAAGAGGGGAAGACCCCGAAAAAATCGAACAGGAGATGGGGGATTTGCTGGAAGGGGAAGACCCCTTTGTCTTTGGGGTGAAGCCAATAAAGGGAAGCAGAAAACCAAAACCGCGGGTTGATGAAACCCTGTACGACTTGTAGTCAAATCTTCAACAAATCATCCGGAGTTTCAATGAGATAATCAGGGTTGATCGTCTCCAGTTTCTCTTTTGAGTGCCAGCCCCAGGTTATGGCAACTGCTTTTACACCTGCCATGCGGGCCTCTTTAATATCTCCAATAGTATCTCCGACATAGTAGGTTCTGTCCTTTTCCTTCCGGAAAAGATTCATGGCGTGAAGAATCTTTTCCTCCTTGCTGTAACCGAAATCGGCCCCCAGAATCTTTTTAAAGCAGCCGTTGAATCCATACTTTGAAAGAATAACATGAATGACCCTCGATACATTGGAGGAAATAACCGCCAGGATGTTATCCTTCTTAAGTTCGGCAAGAACCGGAAATAGTGGAGTAAAGAGGACCATCTGATCATAATCGTCCTTTGTGGGAATGGACTTTGACGCATTCATGAATGCCGCCAGATCGATGCCCTTTTTCACAATGCCCTCATAAAAATTATCTTCAAACAGCTCCAGGAAATCATCCCGGCTCTGAACAATAGGGGTCCCAATTTTTTCCAGGCAGAGTTTTACCCTCCGTTCATAAACATCCAGGGAATCGACCAGGACACCATCAAAATCAAAAAGAAACAATTTCTGCATTGTTATTCCAGATGATTTGCCCAAATAGCGAGGAAGTCGCAAGGGAGAAACGGTACATCACTCCCATTTCCGGGCGATGAGTACCACTCATAGTACCTATGGTCAACCTTTTTATCCTGAGAGTAATTGTGTCGAGACCATTGAGGAGAGAGGGAAGGCATGACCTATTTGTTGATAATGTATTGTCGAAAATCTTTTTCAAAAATGGCCGCCTTATCTTTTAACATGTGATACTCTTTTAGGCCGAATTTGAATTGACCTGTATGTACCATTCCGATCCTCTCGCAATACTTCTCGGCATCCTCTATTGCATAAAGAAAAAATTCTCCATCCAAAGAAAAAGAGAAGCTCGTTTTAATTGTGAAATAAACGAGTCCGGATCCAATTCGCCTCATCTTACCGGCGGTAGCATAATAATTCCAGGGAGCCGTGGCAAAAAAATCAAGGTACAGCTTATTTTGATTCCGCAGGGACAATAAACCATCCAATCGTATGCCGGTATAAGCTGCGTAGCAGGTGTAATCGAATCCTAAATTGATTGACATATGGATTATTCTATCCCATTCGAAAATGCGATAGTGGAAATTTTTGTCTTTTTCTTTGACAATTTTTTTATCGACGTACGTGTCCCATGTCAGGCTGAAATCGTTAATGGCATTCGAATTTGCACTCCTTATTTCCGTTTCACATTCAACCTTTTTAATGCTGTCGTAGGAAATAAATTTCACGTTATAAAAACCCCTTTGCCTTATCGCTATCATGCCTGCAAAGATACATCTATCCAATATGACTGCCCTGATTTCTTAGCACAGATTGGATTCATGAGAAAATAAAATTGATGGCGATCTTATCATCGGAGATAAGAGAATACAGGCAAGATATCAACGGAACCACCGAGGCAAGAATGAGGGGAGGGATATTAATTAAAGAGGTCCAAGTCACTGAATATTGGGTAACTATAGGGATAATTTAACAATTAATTCTTTCAATGAGAATGTTGCCTTCAGGTAAACGCAAGAGCGCATCTAAAATCTGCTGGCATATAAGCCCTCCATCGGTGTCCACGTGCAGAAACATTTGATAACCTTCCGGTGTCCGTGAATGACTTGAGAGCTTCGATGAAATCCCATTATTTGCCAGCTTGACGGTTTCTTCAATATGGCACAGTTGTGCCGTCTTAATTTTGATGGTTCGCGCTTTGATATAACTTTTGCGACTGATGACATTTATTCCGGTCATAAAAAACTCCCTAATATGAAATCTCATAAAGTCAGAGTATTAGTAGTTCAGCCTTTCGCATGACCCTGAAAGTATATGGACAGGGCGGCGAGTATTGAATACTCAAGCTTCTCCAATGGCAATGTGTCTGATTTGCCTTTAAAATATTTCGACAGACTGGAGTTAATGATTTCCGCATCACTATAAGGATTCCTTACCTTTGGACACGCAGTTACTTCATTATCGCTTTTCTTCATAAGGATTTTCACCTTTCTCAACAAACAAAACTTTCATTATAAATTAAGGGATTGCTGAAATAGTTTCCTTCCTGCCGCTTTTCTTCTTCTCTTTTTTTATCCGGGATATGTGGCTGCAATAACTGTAAGACCGGACTTGGCGCAATGGGGTGAAGGGATATGTTGATCTTTTTTGCCAAATCTGGATTGAGAGTGTCATCAATCTTGGTATTGAGTTTCTGGAAAATAGTTTCTATCGATAACTCATCGACAGAAACCATTTCTGTAAAGATG
Coding sequences within:
- a CDS encoding zinc ribbon domain-containing protein, with the protein product MPIYEFYCQKCNTIYSFFSRTVNTEKTPNCPKCKRVKLKRQMSIFARVSRGKDEAADEGMPPFDEAKMEKAMAMLAGEADKINEDDPRQAAMLMRKLSDATGMNLGPGMEEALSRMERGEDPEKIEQEMGDLLEGEDPFVFGVKPIKGSRKPKPRVDETLYDL
- a CDS encoding HAD family hydrolase, yielding MQKLFLFDFDGVLVDSLDVYERRVKLCLEKIGTPIVQSRDDFLELFEDNFYEGIVKKGIDLAAFMNASKSIPTKDDYDQMVLFTPLFPVLAELKKDNILAVISSNVSRVIHVILSKYGFNGCFKKILGADFGYSKEEKILHAMNLFRKEKDRTYYVGDTIGDIKEARMAGVKAVAITWGWHSKEKLETINPDYLIETPDDLLKI
- a CDS encoding M48 family metallopeptidase; translation: MVQWNILLIVFLVLFAAGSLSRWLLTYINVGYLRLHGRDVPEVFQGEIDEATLSRMSDYTADSSRFGSIEHFFDDMVTLIILLSGFLPLLVVLILSWNLNFILSGLIFFGILSLISSVLDIPFSLYSTFVIEKKYGFSTITIKLWITDLIKSLLISMILMGILLGAMLALIHYAERSWWFWVWVVFSAFQLLMVWLYPVLIAPLFNKFEPVQNEELKDAIIALMEKVGLKTEGVFQLDAGKRSKHTNAYFTGLGKTKRIVLYDTLLSSHSSDEILSVLAHEAGHWKKKHIMKQLVFTEAASLGVFYLIYRLMDWPLLYETFGFAEKFPYVGLLLIAALFGTVSFFLTPIGAMVMRRFEREADDYCFNLVGTAKPMTEALKRLAKDNLANLHPHPFYAWFYYSHPPLAERIARLQQMEDKKAS